The genomic stretch TCGGTTCGGTCAATTCTGCGGCCGGTGCGTTCATAGAGCCTCCCTAAGTCCGTTCCAGCCAAATTAGCGAGACGAAATAGCCCTGTGACGCTGGAAAATCCTGATCTCTTGTATAAGCTCTGCTTATGCGAAGCCTGCGCCACCTTCTGCCTTCCGCCGGCAGCCTGATCGTCTTCGAGGCAGCCGGCCGGCTGTCGAGCTTCACTGCCGCCGGGCGCGAGCTCGGCATGACGCAGGCGGCGGTCTCCTACGCGGTGCGCGGGCTGGAAGAGCAGCTCGGCGCCAAGCTGTTCCAGCGCCGCCACAGGCAGGTCAGCCTGACCGAAGCCGGAGAGCGCTTCCATGCCGATGTCTCGCTGGGCTTGTCGCACATCCGCAAGTCGGCCGAGGATCTGCGCCTGCAGGCCACCGGCGGCCATGTCACGCTTGCCGCGTCGACCGCTTTCGGCTCTTTCTGGATGATGCCGCGCCTGCAGCAGTTCCGTGACGAACTGCCTGGCATCGACCTGCGCATCCAGACCGCCGACCGCGACCTCGACATCATCGCCGAAGGCATCCCGCTGGCGGTACGCGGCGGCGAGCCTCGGCAATGGCCTGATTACCATTCGCTGCCGCTTGCCGATGAGGAGATCTTCCCCGTCGCCGGCACCAGCTATCTCACCAAATTCGGCATGCCTAGAACCGTCGGGGAACTGGCCACGCACCGTCTCATCCATCTCGAGGAGCCGTACCGCGAGGCAGCCAGCTGGGACGAATGGTTCCGGTCAGCCGGCGGCAGCCTCGACGACACCGCGCGCGGCCTGCGCATCAATGATTATGGCCTGGTGATCCAGGGGGTGATGGAGGGGCAAGGCATCGCCCTTGGCTGGCGACACCTTGCCGAGCGGCTGCTGGCGACGGGACTTCTGGTGCAGGTT from Mesorhizobium sp. NZP2077 encodes the following:
- a CDS encoding LysR substrate-binding domain-containing protein, producing MRSLRHLLPSAGSLIVFEAAGRLSSFTAAGRELGMTQAAVSYAVRGLEEQLGAKLFQRRHRQVSLTEAGERFHADVSLGLSHIRKSAEDLRLQATGGHVTLAASTAFGSFWMMPRLQQFRDELPGIDLRIQTADRDLDIIAEGIPLAVRGGEPRQWPDYHSLPLADEEIFPVAGTSYLTKFGMPRTVGELATHRLIHLEEPYREAASWDEWFRSAGGSLDDTARGLRINDYGLVIQGVMEGQGIALGWRHLAERLLATGLLVQVTDHVLKTGKAFYIVWPKNRELSDNARKVRDWLAAQA